The following are from one region of the Tenacibaculum dicentrarchi genome:
- the mgtE gene encoding magnesium transporter has protein sequence MAFEITQELLNKVLQYIESKKNDALNELFKEMHHADIAEILDELPFEEAVYIIRLLDSETTSEVLMDVDDDVREKILKQLTAKEIAEEIDELDTDDAADVISELSDKRKKAVMQEIEDQEHAKEIVELLRYDENSAGGLMAKELVKVNENWTISRCEKEMRIQAEEITRVHSIYVIDDAGKLKGRLSLKDLLMASTKATIAEVYIPKVDFVSVTDQAEDVANIMRKYDLEAIPVVDELGVLVGRITIDDIVDVIKEEADKDYQLAAGITQDVEADDTIWELTRARLPWLFLGLLGGVGAASIMGFFEDAMVDNAILFMFTPLIAAMAGNVGVQSSAIIVQGIANDDVKGSITDRLLKEVSLAMVNGLALAILLFCFIFIKEQDVKIAIAISISLFVVIIVAGLIGTFIPLFLDKRGIDPAIATGPFITTSNDIFGILIYFGIAKMIIGF, from the coding sequence ATGGCATTTGAAATAACCCAAGAACTGCTTAATAAGGTATTGCAATACATCGAAAGTAAAAAAAACGATGCGCTTAATGAGCTTTTTAAAGAAATGCACCATGCTGATATTGCCGAAATATTAGACGAATTACCCTTTGAAGAAGCCGTATATATTATCCGTTTATTAGACAGCGAAACAACATCAGAAGTACTGATGGATGTTGATGATGATGTTCGTGAGAAAATTCTAAAACAACTAACCGCAAAAGAAATTGCGGAAGAAATTGATGAACTTGATACCGATGATGCCGCCGATGTAATTTCTGAACTTTCCGATAAAAGGAAAAAAGCAGTAATGCAAGAAATTGAAGACCAAGAACATGCAAAAGAAATTGTAGAATTATTACGCTATGATGAAAATTCTGCTGGTGGTTTAATGGCTAAAGAACTGGTAAAAGTTAATGAAAATTGGACCATTTCTCGCTGTGAAAAAGAAATGCGTATTCAAGCAGAAGAAATTACCCGTGTACACTCAATTTATGTAATTGACGATGCTGGTAAATTAAAAGGACGACTGTCATTAAAAGATTTATTAATGGCATCAACAAAAGCTACTATTGCCGAGGTATATATACCAAAGGTAGATTTTGTAAGCGTTACTGATCAAGCCGAAGATGTTGCCAATATTATGCGAAAATATGATTTAGAAGCAATACCTGTTGTTGATGAATTAGGCGTTTTAGTTGGTAGAATTACCATTGATGACATTGTAGATGTAATTAAAGAAGAGGCCGATAAAGATTATCAATTAGCCGCAGGTATTACCCAAGATGTAGAGGCTGATGATACTATTTGGGAACTAACTCGTGCTCGTTTGCCTTGGCTTTTCCTCGGATTATTAGGAGGTGTTGGTGCAGCAAGTATTATGGGATTTTTTGAAGATGCAATGGTTGACAACGCCATTTTATTTATGTTTACACCCTTAATAGCCGCAATGGCAGGGAATGTTGGCGTACAATCATCAGCAATTATAGTACAAGGAATTGCTAATGATGATGTAAAAGGAAGCATTACCGACAGGCTATTAAAAGAAGTTTCTTTAGCCATGGTAAATGGGTTGGCTTTGGCTATTTTATTGTTCTGTTTTATCTTTATTAAAGAACAAGATGTAAAAATCGCTATAGCTATTTCTATATCGCTTTTTGTAGTGATTATTGTCGCTGGTTTAATAGGAACTTTTATACCATTATTTCTCGATAAACGTGGTATTGATCCTGCAATTGCTACAGGACCATTTATTACCACAAGTAATGATATTTTTGGAATTTTAATTTACTTCGGAATTGCTAAAATGATTATCGGTTTTTAA
- a CDS encoding ferredoxin--NADP reductase, whose translation MSTFHKLNIEKIIKETADAVSILFTVPAELKEAYTFIAGQYVTIKASLNGQEIRRAYSICASPKSNQIKVAVKAVEKGLFSTYATTELKENTVLEVSEPEGKFVLEPKAAKNYLAFAAGSGITPVLSMIKAVLEKEVSSTFTLVFGNKKAESTIFYDELNALSEAYPKQFNLHYIFSKEAVSNSKFGRIDKSHVNYFVKNIHKDISFDAAYICGPEEMINLVSETLQEANFDKENIHFELFTASASATEIPVASSDGKSEITVLLDDEETTFSMDKTDTLLAASLRNKLDAPYSCQGGVCSSCIAKVTQGKAVMSKNSILSDDELEEGFVLTCVAHPCTPKLVLDFDDI comes from the coding sequence ATGTCTACATTTCATAAATTAAATATTGAAAAAATAATCAAAGAAACGGCCGATGCTGTTTCTATATTATTCACCGTTCCTGCCGAATTAAAAGAAGCATATACTTTTATCGCAGGGCAATATGTTACTATAAAAGCAAGCTTAAACGGGCAAGAAATAAGAAGAGCGTATTCTATTTGTGCTTCGCCAAAAAGTAATCAAATTAAAGTAGCGGTAAAAGCGGTTGAAAAAGGTCTTTTTTCAACCTATGCAACTACTGAGCTAAAAGAAAATACGGTTTTAGAAGTTTCCGAGCCTGAAGGAAAGTTTGTTTTAGAGCCAAAAGCTGCTAAAAATTACCTAGCCTTTGCCGCAGGAAGTGGAATTACTCCTGTTTTATCAATGATAAAAGCGGTGTTAGAAAAAGAAGTTTCATCAACTTTTACCTTGGTTTTTGGAAATAAAAAAGCCGAAAGTACTATTTTTTATGATGAATTAAATGCGTTATCCGAGGCATATCCGAAGCAGTTTAACCTGCATTATATTTTTAGTAAAGAAGCAGTAAGTAACAGCAAATTTGGACGAATAGATAAAAGCCATGTTAATTACTTTGTGAAAAATATTCATAAAGATATTTCTTTTGATGCTGCTTATATCTGTGGGCCCGAAGAAATGATTAATTTGGTGTCAGAAACCTTGCAAGAGGCTAATTTTGATAAAGAAAACATCCATTTTGAGTTGTTTACAGCAAGTGCTTCAGCTACTGAAATACCAGTGGCTTCTTCTGATGGAAAATCGGAAATTACGGTGTTGTTAGATGATGAAGAAACGACTTTTTCAATGGATAAAACCGATACACTTTTAGCTGCTTCTTTGCGCAACAAATTAGATGCACCCTATTCTTGTCAAGGCGGTGTTTGTAGTAGTTGTATAGCAAAAGTTACTCAAGGAAAAGCAGTGATGTCTAAAAATTCTATTTTGTCGGATGATGAATTAGAAGAGGGGTTTGTTTTAACCTGTGTAGCACATCCTTGTACACCAAAATTAGTGCTTGATTTTGATGATATTTAG
- a CDS encoding PadR family transcriptional regulator: MGNQKLYKGSLQTIILKLLAQNEKMYGYEITQKVKELTKGELKITEGALYPALHKLEAEGLLDVEVLKVGNRLRKYYKLTESGSKETVNKLAEMQDFLKTMQQLVNPKFSLE, encoded by the coding sequence ATGGGAAATCAGAAATTATATAAAGGCTCTTTACAAACCATCATTTTAAAGCTTTTGGCTCAAAATGAAAAAATGTATGGTTATGAAATTACGCAAAAAGTAAAGGAGCTTACCAAGGGCGAATTAAAAATTACCGAAGGCGCTTTATACCCTGCTTTACACAAATTAGAAGCCGAAGGATTGTTAGATGTAGAAGTGTTAAAAGTTGGTAATCGCTTGCGTAAATATTATAAACTAACAGAAAGTGGCAGCAAAGAAACCGTTAACAAACTAGCTGAAATGCAAGATTTTTTAAAAACGATGCAACAATTGGTAAACCCTAAATTTAGTTTAGAATAA
- a CDS encoding LysE family translocator — protein MDFYNFKNALFIGFIMSFMIGPVFFMLIKTSILKGARAAIAFNIGVILGDIAFMLIAYYGSRSLLEKIKDDPRLFMVGGLILMVYGFITYFDKNNKKDAQITEVKIIESNDYLKLLAKGFALNCINVGVLATWLGVILVVGPTLNMDPTAIFWYFATILLGYATTDLGKILLAKQLKNKLTPLVIYRIKKGMGVLLIVFGVLIMLKSFVPKEEIDALFNKVTPEQTTKTTKN, from the coding sequence ATGGATTTTTACAATTTTAAAAACGCTTTATTTATAGGTTTTATAATGTCGTTTATGATAGGACCTGTATTTTTTATGCTTATAAAAACAAGTATTTTAAAAGGAGCAAGAGCAGCAATTGCATTTAATATAGGTGTTATTTTAGGTGATATCGCTTTTATGCTAATTGCCTATTACGGAAGCAGAAGTTTGCTAGAAAAAATTAAAGACGACCCTCGTTTATTTATGGTTGGCGGTCTTATTTTAATGGTGTATGGTTTTATTACTTATTTTGATAAAAACAATAAAAAAGATGCCCAAATAACGGAGGTCAAAATTATAGAAAGTAACGATTATTTAAAATTATTAGCAAAAGGTTTTGCCTTGAACTGTATAAATGTTGGTGTTTTAGCTACTTGGTTGGGAGTTATTTTAGTTGTTGGACCCACATTAAATATGGATCCGACCGCTATCTTTTGGTATTTTGCTACCATACTTTTAGGCTATGCTACCACCGACTTAGGTAAAATATTATTAGCAAAGCAATTAAAAAATAAATTAACGCCTTTAGTTATTTATCGCATAAAAAAAGGAATGGGTGTTTTATTGATTGTTTTTGGTGTATTGATTATGTTAAAAAGTTTCGTTCCTAAAGAAGAAATTGATGCTTTATTTAATAAAGTTACGCCAGAACAAACCACTAAAACTACTAAAAATTAG